The Deinococcus carri genome segment TGAACTCCTACGCCCGCTACGGCGAGGGCGCGCGCAACGCCCTGCGGCTGGACCACCCCGGCATCGTCGGCTCGGTGGCCGACCTGCTGACCGTGCCCGCCGAGTACGAGACGGCCGTGACCGCCGCGCTGGGCCGCCGCCTGGAACAGATCGTGGTGGGCAGCGGCGAGGACGCCCGCCAGATCATCGAGGAACTCAAGCGCGCGGGCGGACGCGCGACCTTCCTCCCCCTCGACCTGATCCGCGCCCGGCCCCGCCGCGACGGGCCGCTGCTGCGCGAGGCGGGGGTGGTCGGCAACCTGGCCGACCTGTGCCCCACCAACCCCCCCCTGGTGGGCGAGGCGATTCTGGCCGACACGCTTATCGTGGAGGACCTGCGCGCCGCCAACCGCATCGCCCGCGCGCACCCGAACCGCCCGCGCCTCGTCACCCTGGACGGCGAACTGCTGGAGGCGGGTGGGGCCATCACCGGGGGCCGCCTGCGCGACACCGGCTCCAACATCCTAGCCGACCAGCGCCGCTTTCAGGACCTCGACGCGGAACTGGAGGACGTGGACCGCCAGACCGCCCGCCTGGGGGCCGAACTGAAGAAGGTGCAGGCGACCCTGGCCGGTGACGCGGGGGGCCACGATGCCCTCCTCGCCGCCCGTGAGCGCGCCGCCCGCGAGGAACGCGAGGCCGAGAAGCGCGTGACCGAGCTGGAGGCGCAGGCCCGCAGCCTGGGCGCGCACCGCGACCGCCTGCTGGCCCGCCTGGCCGACCAGACGCCCGCCTCCCCGGAGCCGGACCACCCGGCCGCCGACCCCGCCCACCTGGAAGCCGACCTGCTCGAAACCCGCGCCGCCGCCGAGGGGCACCGCGAACGGGAGCGCGCCGCGCGGGAGGCCCTCGCGCTGGCCCGCGAACTCGACGCCGCGTGGCGGGCCTTTCGCAGCGCCCGCGCCCGCGCCGCCGACCTGCGGGAACACCTGACCGCGAACGCAGAGGCGATGGCCGCGCAGGAGGCCCACCTGACTGCCGCCGCCGCCGAAGTCCAGCGCCGTGAAACGGCCCTCGGCGTGCTGGACGAACACGAGCTGTACCGCGCCGAGAAGGAACGCGACGCCGCCGCGCAGGCCTACACCTCCCTGCTGGGCGAGCAGAACAAGGTCCGCGCCCGCCTGGAAGACCTGCGCCTGCTGGTCGCCCGCCGCGAGGGCAGCCTCGATTCCATTCCCGACGGGTGCAGCCCCCCTGGCACGCCCCGCGAATGGACCGCCGACCTGAACCGCACCCGCGCCGACCTGGAACGCCTCGGCCCCGTCAACGCCCGCGCTGAGGCCGACCACGCCGCCGAGCGGGCCGAACTGGAGGCCCTGACCCGCGAGCTGGACGACGCCGAGGGGGCCGCCGCCGAACTGCGCGCCCACCTCGCCGAACTCGAAACCGCCGAGGGCCTCGCCACCCGCGCCGCCTTCGGCCGGGTGAACGCCGCCTTCCGCGAGTATTCCGCCGAGCTGCTGGGCGGGCAGGGCGAACTGGAACCGGAGGAGGACGGGGCGGGAAAGCTGACCGGCCTGCGCCTGGCCGTGCAGCCCAGAGGCAAGCGCACCCGCTCGATGACCCTGCTGTCCGCGGGCGAGCGCACGATGGCGGGCCTGGGCTTCCTCTTCGCGCTGAACCACGCGGGCGGTGAGGGCGGTGCTGTCGGGGAGGGGGCCGGGGGCCTCCCCCTCGCCGTGCTGGACGAGGTGGACGCGCCCCTCGACGAGGCGAACATCCGGCGCTTCACGGCCTTTTTGGAGCGCTTCTCGGCACGCGGGGCGCAGTTCCTGCTCGTCACCCACCAGAAGGCGACGATGGAGGTCGCGCAGGCGCTCTGGGGCGTGACGACCGACCAGACGGGCGCGAGCCGCGTGCTGAGCATCCGCCAGGCGGAGGAGGCGGTGGGGCGGTGAGGGCCTCACGGGGCGAGGCTGGGGTGATACGGATTCCGGATAATCCGTTACGGCCCCTCCGCTCCGCTTCGGTGCCTTCACTCCTATCCGTCGCCCTTTTTCCTTCTCCCTCCGGTCGGGTTAACCAGTTACTGCATAACTGATTAACCGGAGTCCGTATGAGGTGTCAAAGTCGCCTACGCCGAACGGTTCATGTCGGCGCGGCCCCTTTGCTGTCATCCTGCTCCCCATGACTCAGGAGACGCCACGGGAAGCACTGCTGGCGGCGCTGAGGTGCTGGCAGGGCCGCGACTATGCGGCGCTCGCCCTGCGGGTGCGCCCGGCGCAGCGCGAGCCGACGCGCCGCGAGGTGCAGGAGGTGCGCCTCGCCTACCGCCAGGAAATCCTGCGGGGCTTCCGGATTCTGGACACGCGCGACACCGACCCTGCCGCCGCCAGCGTGGACACGGAACTGCTCCTGACCCAGGGCGGCGAGTGGCTGCTCGTGCGCCGCCGGTACCGCATGGTCTACCTCGATGGCTCGGGCCGCCCGGTGGACCGCACCCGCCCGGAGGGGCGCTGGATTCCCCACACCACCTACGCGCTGCCCGGCCCGACGCCGCTGCTGGCCTGAAGCTCTGCCTCCAGCGCCTCCCGCAGGAGGGCCTGCCCGATAGCCCCGGCTCCCCAGGAGAGGCGCTGGGCGAACTCCCCGGCACAGACGGCCAGCCGGTGCCGTGTCTCGAAGGCCGGGCGAAAGGCCTCAAGCCGGACCCTTGCCCAGTAACGGAGCTGGTAATAGGGCTGCGGCGTCAGGCCCTCAACCCGCTGTGCCCCCAGGAACTGCCAGCGCAGGACCTCGGCGCAGGCTTCCTCGGCGACCTCCCGCCGCAGCGTCTGCTCCCAGGTTTCCTGGTCTTCGGGCTTCCCGCCGGGGAGGCTCCACGCGCGGCCGTCCTCCGACACGAGGAGGATGCGGGCGTCCGGGGTCAAGCAGAGGCCGCTGACCTGCGTCACCGTTTCGGTGGGGAGGGGCCGATGGCCGGGCAGCCAGGTGATGAGGCCGGGCCGCCCTTCCCAGGTGGTCCGCTCGCGCAGGCTCATCCGTCCAGCCGCTGCACGCTGCTGCCCGCCACGCTCTTGGTGACGATCAGGCGGCTGGGCAGCCGCTCGGACAGGCTTTCCACGTGCGTGACCACGCCCACCATGCGCCCCTGCGTCCGCAGGTTTTCCAGCGCGCCCGCCACGGCTTCCAGTGCCTGCGGGTCGAGGGTGCCGAAGCCCTCGTCCAGAAACAGGGCACCCAGAATCTTGTTCCCGGCGAGGTAGTCGCTCAGCGCGATGGCGAGGCTGAGGCTGGCGAGGAACGTCTCGCCGCCCGATAAGGTCTTCACGGCGCGCGTCTCGCCCGCGTTCCAGAGGTCCTGCACGACGTACTCGCCGTCCTCCAGCGCGAGGCGGTAGCGTCCGTCGCTGATGTCGAAAAGCAGCGCCCCGGCCCCCGTCAGCAGCCGCGCCTCCACCTCCGCGAGGAGGTACTGCTGGAACTCGTTGGCCTTGAGGGTGTTCGTGAGCGTCTGCCAGGTGTCCAGCCGGGCGGCCAGTTCCTTTGTCTGCGTCTCGATCTCGCCCCGGCGCTTCAGGCGTTCTCGGGCGCTGCGTTCCTGCTCGGCCAGACTCCCGGCCCGCTCGCGCACCCCGGTCAGGGCGGCGTCGGTGGCCGTCAGCTCGCGCTCGGCCTGGCGAAGCTGTGCCGGGTCGAAGGGTTCCAGCCCCAGTTGCCGTTCGAGTTCGGTGAGCTGGGCGCGGAGCTGTTCGACCTGCGCGGCGTGGGTGCGCGCGGCCTGCTCCAGCGCGGCGATATCCGCCTCGGGGAGGGCGGCGGCGCGGGCCTGCGCGGCGTCCAGCCCCAGCGCCGTGAGGGTCGCCTCCAGCGCACTCTGCGCCTCCTGTGCCTCCCGACCCCGGCTCGCGGCGGCGTTGCGGGCCGAGGTCAGCGTGGCCTGGGCCGCCGCCTGGGCACTCTGCGCGCGGGCGAGGGCCGCCTGCGCCTCGTTCAGGCGGGAGCGCACGCCCTTGACCTCGGCCAGCAGCTTCTGCCGTTCGCGGGCGGGGTCGGTGCCCGCCGCCCGCACCCGCCCCGCCAGCCCGGCCAGCAGGCGCAGCGCGAGGTCGTGCGGGTCGCCGCTGACCTGCGCCTCAAGGTGCCGCAGGTCGAGTTGGCGCTGGTCCAGCGCCGCTTCCCAGTCGGCGAGTTCGGCGGTGCGGGCCTCGATGGATTTTTTCAGGTTGCCCAGCTCCAGCCCGATTTCCTTGTAGCGCAATCGGCGGTTTTCCAGCGTGCCCTGGAGGGCCGTCACCTGCCGTTCCAGCGCGGCGAGGTCCACGCCGGACGCCTGGGGCAGCACCCGCACGGGCTGCTCGCACAGCGGACAGGGGTCGCCCACGTGCAGGTGGGAACGGTAGGCACTGAGGCCCGCTTCCAGCCGCGCGGCCTGCAACTCCGCCCCGGCGCGGTCGAAGTCCGCCTTGGCCTGCTTGCCCTCGCGCTCGACCCGCTTCTGCTCCTGCCCGAGGGCCTCCTGCTGCGCCTGCTCGGTCTTCTGCCGCTCGCGGCCCGCGTCCAGCGCCGCCTTCTGCGCCTCCAGCTGAATGCGCTCCTGCCGCAGTTTTTCCAGCTTCTGCGCCGCCTCACGGGCCGCAAAGTGCGCGTCCTCGTCCCAGGGGAGGGGCTGGGGGTGGGTGGTCTGCGGGGTGCCCCCGGCGCGCCTGAGGCGGGCGGCATCGGCCTCGGCCTCGCGCAGGGCGTCGGCTCTGGCTTCCAGGTCGGGAATGCGGGCCTCGGCCTCCTGCGCGGCTTCAAGGGCCGCTTCTGCCGCCTCCGCCGCGCGGCGTGCCCCGGCTTCCGCCGTCCTCGCCTGGGCGCACTCGCGGTCCTCGCGCTCGGCGGCGATGCGGGCGCGTTCGGCCGCGTCGAGCAGGGGCAGCACGCCCGCCACCCGCCGCGCCCGTTCGGCCCGCGCGGCTCCCTCGCGGACTCCCGCCGCGCGGGCTTCCAGGGTGGTCAGGCGGCGGGCGGTGTCCTCGCGGGCGGTCCAGACGCCCTCCAGGGCACGCAGGCGGTTGACCTGGCCCTGCAACCGTTCGCGCATGTCGGTCAGGCGCTCGGCTTCCGCGTCCACCGCCTCGCGCTCGGCGCGCAGGGCCTTCACCGCCTCGCCCGTCACGCCCGCATATTCGCCGTCCAGCAGGGCGTGCAGGCTGCCCAGCGTGTGCTTGAACTCTTTCGCCCGGTCGCCCGCGAAGGCGTGCATGGCCTTCACGTGGTCCAGGCCCATCAGCTCGCCCAGCAGCGCCTGCCGCTCGCGCCCGGTGCCGTGCAGCAGCCGCGAGAATTCGCCCTGCGGCAGCAGCACGCTGCGCACGAAGGTCTTGAAGTCCAGCCCCACCGCGCGCCCGATGCGCTCGTTCACGGCCCGCGTGCCGCCGTCGCTGAGGTTGACCCAGCGGCCTTCCTCGTACCGTTCGAGCCGCACCTCGTTTTCCGCCTGCCGCCGGCCCCGGCTGCGGGCCACCCGGTACGTCTCGCCGCCCGCCTCGAAGGTGAGGCCGACCGACAGCCCCCGCTCGCCCTGCGAGATCAGCGCGTCCAGCCCGGTCGCGCCCAGCCGCGGCGTGGTGCCGTACAGCGCGAACGTCATCGCGTCCAGCAGGCTGCTCTTGCCGCTGCCCGTCGGCCCCACCAGGGCGAACAGTTCGAGGTCGGAAAAGTCCAGCGCGGTGTGCTGCCGGAAGGCGGTGAAGCCCTGGAGTTCGAGGGAAAGGGGCCTCATGCGCGGGTTCCCTGCTTGCAGACGGCAGAAGGCTGAAGGTAGAAGGCCAGAAATGCCTCGGCCTCTGCGCTTGTTGCCATCTGCCTTCCGCCATTTGCCTTCTGCGTCCTCACGCCCCCACCTCTTCCCCCCGCGCCGCCTCGTCCGCCTCGTGGAAGGCGGCGCGCAGGTCGTCGGGCAACTCTCCCCGGCGCTCCCTGTGAAACTGCTCGTACAGTTCGGTCAGGCTGAGGCCCTCGCGCCGCAGTTCGGGGAGGGCGAGGTCGTCCTGCACCGCGTCGAGTTCGACGGCCAGCGTCCCCGGCACCTGCCGCAGCACGCGGTCCTTGAGGCCGGGCAGGGCCGTGCCGGAGGGGGCACGCACGACCACTTTCACCAGGCCCGCGAAGCCGCTCAGCGAGGCGAGGCGGGCCTCGATCTGATCCAGATTCACCTTCACCGTTCGCAGTTCGCGCCCGCTGCTGAGCGGGATGGGCGTCACGCGGGCGGGGCGTCCGGCCTCCACCTCGACCAGATTGACCTGTTTCTTCTCGCCGCCCTCGCCGAAATCGAGCTGGATGACCGAGCCGGGGTAATGGGCGAGCGGCATCTCGCTGGATTTCTGCGGCTTGTGGACGTGCCCCAGCGCCACGTACTGCGCCCCGGCGGGCAGTTGCAGCGGCGAGAGGGTGTAGGCGTTCATCAGGTCGAACTGCATGGTGCGCTCGGAGCCGCTGGGCACCGCGCCGTCCATCGTGGCGTGCAGCATCAGCATGTTCACGCTGTCTCCCCGGAATCCCTCGGCGAGCCGGCGCAGAAAAAAGCCCATCCCCTCGCGGTACTTCTGCCGCCACGCGCCCACGTCGCCGCCCAGCACGTCGGCAGCCTTCACCAGCCGCCGCTCGGACAGGAAGGGGAGCGCGCCCACCGTCAACTTCTCGCCGCCGCGCGTCTCCACCGTGCGAATCATGTCCAGCGGATGGGCGGCGGGCTGCGCCACCAGTTGCACGCCCACCCACCCCAGCAGCCCGGCGAGGCTGTGCAGCCGGGCCGCCGAGTCGTGGTTCCCCGCGATTGCCACCGCCGGGATGTTCGCGTCGCGCAGGCGCAGGAAAAAGTCGAACACGGCGGCCTCGGCCTCCGCCGACGGGTTCACGGTGTCGAAGAGGTCGCCCGACACGAGCACCACGTCGGCCTTCTCACTGCGGGCCAGCCCCGCGATTTCCACCAGGGCCTCATGTACCTCCGGCGTCCGGTCAAGGCCCCTCAGATTCCGCCCGGCATGGAAATCTGCCGTGTGAAGTACGCGCATGACGGAAAAAATAGCACGGGGCAGAAGTTGGAGTCGTACCATCTGGGGATGAGCGATCCTGCCTTCCAGCGCATGAGCGTTGAGGAATACCTCCGCACCGAGCCGGACAGTCCGGTGAAGCGGGAGTACGTGAACGGGTTCGTGTACGTGGTGGACAACGGTGACAACCTACGCGGTCACGCGGGCAGCAGCAAGGCGCATGCCAGAATCATTTTCAGAATCATGCAGCGGGTTGAGCCTGCGGCTGAAGACATTAGTTGCCGCGCCTTTTCCAGCGAAATCAGGCTCAAGA includes the following:
- a CDS encoding exonuclease SbcCD subunit D, with the protein product MRVLHTADFHAGRNLRGLDRTPEVHEALVEIAGLARSEKADVVLVSGDLFDTVNPSAEAEAAVFDFFLRLRDANIPAVAIAGNHDSAARLHSLAGLLGWVGVQLVAQPAAHPLDMIRTVETRGGEKLTVGALPFLSERRLVKAADVLGGDVGAWRQKYREGMGFFLRRLAEGFRGDSVNMLMLHATMDGAVPSGSERTMQFDLMNAYTLSPLQLPAGAQYVALGHVHKPQKSSEMPLAHYPGSVIQLDFGEGGEKKQVNLVEVEAGRPARVTPIPLSSGRELRTVKVNLDQIEARLASLSGFAGLVKVVVRAPSGTALPGLKDRVLRQVPGTLAVELDAVQDDLALPELRREGLSLTELYEQFHRERRGELPDDLRAAFHEADEAARGEEVGA
- a CDS encoding NUDIX hydrolase, giving the protein MSLRERTTWEGRPGLITWLPGHRPLPTETVTQVSGLCLTPDARILLVSEDGRAWSLPGGKPEDQETWEQTLRREVAEEACAEVLRWQFLGAQRVEGLTPQPYYQLRYWARVRLEAFRPAFETRHRLAVCAGEFAQRLSWGAGAIGQALLREALEAELQASSGVGPGSA
- a CDS encoding SMC family ATPase; translation: MRPLSLELQGFTAFRQHTALDFSDLELFALVGPTGSGKSSLLDAMTFALYGTTPRLGATGLDALISQGERGLSVGLTFEAGGETYRVARSRGRRQAENEVRLERYEEGRWVNLSDGGTRAVNERIGRAVGLDFKTFVRSVLLPQGEFSRLLHGTGRERQALLGELMGLDHVKAMHAFAGDRAKEFKHTLGSLHALLDGEYAGVTGEAVKALRAEREAVDAEAERLTDMRERLQGQVNRLRALEGVWTAREDTARRLTTLEARAAGVREGAARAERARRVAGVLPLLDAAERARIAAEREDRECAQARTAEAGARRAAEAAEAALEAAQEAEARIPDLEARADALREAEADAARLRRAGGTPQTTHPQPLPWDEDAHFAAREAAQKLEKLRQERIQLEAQKAALDAGRERQKTEQAQQEALGQEQKRVEREGKQAKADFDRAGAELQAARLEAGLSAYRSHLHVGDPCPLCEQPVRVLPQASGVDLAALERQVTALQGTLENRRLRYKEIGLELGNLKKSIEARTAELADWEAALDQRQLDLRHLEAQVSGDPHDLALRLLAGLAGRVRAAGTDPARERQKLLAEVKGVRSRLNEAQAALARAQSAQAAAQATLTSARNAAASRGREAQEAQSALEATLTALGLDAAQARAAALPEADIAALEQAARTHAAQVEQLRAQLTELERQLGLEPFDPAQLRQAERELTATDAALTGVRERAGSLAEQERSARERLKRRGEIETQTKELAARLDTWQTLTNTLKANEFQQYLLAEVEARLLTGAGALLFDISDGRYRLALEDGEYVVQDLWNAGETRAVKTLSGGETFLASLSLAIALSDYLAGNKILGALFLDEGFGTLDPQALEAVAGALENLRTQGRMVGVVTHVESLSERLPSRLIVTKSVAGSSVQRLDG
- a CDS encoding chromosome segregation SMC family protein, whose amino-acid sequence is MLQSITLQGFKSFADRTRLEFGPGVSAVIGPNGSGKSNVVEALRWATHQARARELRAGRGTELIFHGSGGKAPLGLAEVQVELLTAEGHVNVTRRVYRDGTGEQDLGGRPVRARDVQSALRGTGLGPGGLAVIGQGEVSGVVQAEGRTLLGYLQEAAGLSRTVSARQETEARLRGADGHLEQLRLVQGERAAGVERLAQAARDARTHRDLTLRALTLEDALKRERQTALVREIAAARLEADTLDARSAELAAGVQVAAARAEAAREAVGDARARAEAFAGALDALRAARDAHAQAGRYADHLQAEAERLRAELAALPSSPPAGAAPDLPALEVAVSAARTDAEAAERRARTLDADLTRARAAAARLAEAAARLDASRETLGGELERAEGNLEGALEALAAAQERLAAAAHARQQAEAGYAALAGRRTDAQAHERHLTAELARLNASALPLRRERERLEQTLNSYARYGEGARNALRLDHPGIVGSVADLLTVPAEYETAVTAALGRRLEQIVVGSGEDARQIIEELKRAGGRATFLPLDLIRARPRRDGPLLREAGVVGNLADLCPTNPPLVGEAILADTLIVEDLRAANRIARAHPNRPRLVTLDGELLEAGGAITGGRLRDTGSNILADQRRFQDLDAELEDVDRQTARLGAELKKVQATLAGDAGGHDALLAARERAAREEREAEKRVTELEAQARSLGAHRDRLLARLADQTPASPEPDHPAADPAHLEADLLETRAAAEGHRERERAAREALALARELDAAWRAFRSARARAADLREHLTANAEAMAAQEAHLTAAAAEVQRRETALGVLDEHELYRAEKERDAAAQAYTSLLGEQNKVRARLEDLRLLVARREGSLDSIPDGCSPPGTPREWTADLNRTRADLERLGPVNARAEADHAAERAELEALTRELDDAEGAAAELRAHLAELETAEGLATRAAFGRVNAAFREYSAELLGGQGELEPEEDGAGKLTGLRLAVQPRGKRTRSMTLLSAGERTMAGLGFLFALNHAGGEGGAVGEGAGGLPLAVLDEVDAPLDEANIRRFTAFLERFSARGAQFLLVTHQKATMEVAQALWGVTTDQTGASRVLSIRQAEEAVGR